The following are encoded together in the Arcticibacterium luteifluviistationis genome:
- a CDS encoding DUF3857 domain-containing protein — MTKVALLIIVASLSNLSFAQDLAVSQIPEELMESADAVIRFDKTEFLIESTKESNTKRHWAITIMNARGAEEHELFRAYYDDFSKVRKIEGILYDAQGKEIKNLRGKDVEDYALSGFSEGVSDGRVKVADFSNLNIDYPYTIEFSYEKQDKNMLFFPSWVPITAEKTAIMSSEFSIESKEVPFRVKENGMTGFDVVKKTAHPFIKSWSLENVKPFKYEGYSQNEDVPHLVTAPSLFEIDGYKGEMNSWSDIGKFYAELNSKRDELPEEQIAKLKQLIKPEMSFEEKVKTTYEFMQSHTRYMSIQLGIGGWQTMTAKSVAERGYGDCKALTNYTIALLKTIDIKAYPVIISAGKNFSNPLEDFPNMSFNHVIACVPSVKDTIWLECTSQTNPAGFLGSFTGNRKGLLVKSEGAELVNTIQYSPQENFQKRTAEVWLKEDGNAKLKIASSYGGIQQSRRADVVDSYNHDEQIKFLKGSIDLASFELGDFKLEKIKNKIPEVTEDVSLTARKLVAVSGKRLFLKPNILSGFYGTPLNKEDRKTNLYLNPNIYTVEDSDVILFHIPEGYKTEKSPKPILLESPFGVYASEVKREGNTLNYTRKVSVKGGTYDKSMYSEWVDFLKAINRADKQRVVFLNGDT; from the coding sequence ATGACCAAAGTAGCCCTCTTAATTATAGTCGCTAGTTTATCAAATCTGTCATTTGCACAAGATTTAGCAGTTAGCCAAATCCCAGAAGAATTGATGGAATCTGCCGATGCAGTTATTCGCTTTGACAAAACAGAATTTCTTATAGAATCGACCAAGGAATCTAATACCAAAAGACACTGGGCCATCACTATAATGAATGCCCGAGGTGCTGAAGAGCACGAGTTATTCAGAGCCTATTATGACGATTTTTCCAAGGTCAGAAAGATTGAAGGCATTCTTTATGATGCTCAAGGCAAAGAAATTAAAAACCTACGAGGTAAAGATGTGGAAGACTATGCTTTGAGTGGATTTTCAGAAGGTGTTTCAGACGGAAGAGTAAAAGTAGCCGATTTTTCAAACCTTAATATCGACTACCCATATACCATAGAATTTAGTTACGAAAAGCAAGATAAAAACATGCTTTTCTTTCCTAGCTGGGTACCCATAACAGCCGAAAAAACGGCCATCATGTCTTCTGAGTTTAGTATCGAATCTAAAGAAGTTCCTTTTAGGGTAAAAGAAAATGGTATGACCGGCTTTGATGTAGTCAAGAAAACAGCTCATCCCTTTATAAAATCATGGTCCCTAGAGAATGTAAAACCGTTTAAATATGAAGGTTACTCGCAAAATGAAGATGTTCCTCATTTAGTTACTGCACCCTCCCTATTTGAGATTGATGGCTACAAAGGCGAAATGAATTCGTGGAGCGACATTGGTAAATTTTATGCCGAACTTAATAGCAAAAGAGATGAACTACCAGAGGAACAAATAGCGAAGCTAAAGCAACTCATAAAGCCAGAGATGTCTTTTGAGGAAAAAGTAAAAACGACCTACGAGTTTATGCAGTCTCACACCCGCTATATGAGTATTCAGCTGGGAATAGGCGGTTGGCAAACCATGACAGCTAAAAGCGTGGCAGAAAGAGGCTATGGCGACTGTAAAGCATTGACAAACTATACCATAGCTCTTCTAAAAACTATTGACATTAAAGCTTATCCGGTTATAATCAGTGCTGGCAAAAATTTCTCTAACCCTTTAGAAGATTTCCCAAACATGAGTTTCAATCATGTGATTGCCTGTGTGCCTTCGGTCAAAGATACTATTTGGTTAGAATGTACCAGTCAAACCAATCCTGCTGGTTTTTTAGGCAGTTTTACGGGAAACAGAAAAGGACTTTTAGTTAAAAGTGAGGGGGCGGAATTAGTAAATACTATCCAATATTCACCCCAAGAAAACTTCCAAAAAAGAACTGCCGAAGTATGGCTAAAAGAAGATGGTAATGCCAAGCTTAAAATAGCATCTAGCTATGGCGGAATTCAGCAAAGCAGAAGAGCCGATGTGGTAGACTCTTATAATCACGACGAACAAATTAAATTTTTAAAAGGCTCTATTGACCTAGCGAGTTTTGAGCTTGGTGATTTTAAATTAGAAAAGATAAAAAACAAAATACCTGAAGTAACTGAAGATGTGAGCCTGACTGCAAGAAAACTGGTAGCAGTAAGTGGTAAAAGGTTATTTCTTAAGCCCAATATTTTAAGCGGTTTTTACGGAACTCCTTTGAATAAAGAAGACCGTAAAACCAACCTATACTTAAACCCAAACATTTATACGGTAGAAGACAGCGACGTAATACTATTTCATATTCCGGAAGGTTACAAAACGGAGAAATCACCGAAACCTATTTTACTAGAAAGTCCTTTCGGTGTTTATGCATCTGAAGTAAAACGCGAAGGTAATACGCTTAATTACACCAGAAAAGTATCTGTAAAAGGTGGCACTTATGATAAAAGCATGTACTCAGAGTGGGTCGACTTTTTAAAAGCTATTAACCGAGCAGATAAGCAACGTGTGGTGTTTTTGAATGGGGATACTTGA
- a CDS encoding DUF3857 domain-containing protein: MKTTTFGLFLACLLFGAQGIAQKNNEPKFGTLTAEAFQDTYEDLDADPHAVVIYDKGNSEFVYSSNRGFEIESTYHVRVHILKKSELSRGNLTLSYYKGTSTTGDKIFRIKAATYNLENGKVVKSEMSKKAVFDEDVDDNYAEMKFSLPDVKEGSIIEYTYTKRSTLNHSSNPSTWYFQSDIPVRWSELNIEIPGYFYYQIIMGGYLPLAFNDQKPVNTTVQGTGLKVNAIQYKFVVKDAPAFKNESFITTSNDYISKIEFELSSVDIPGQPLKNYNTTWDELDETLMKSDYWIQYLSGKADLQEMAEPFKKIEDEKERAQAIYDYMIATYQWNDYVGVWSGGKIKDVLKEKKGTASALNLLALGLFQAAGLDAHPVIISTRRNGRINTIYPLLDRFNYTIVSLRIGIDKLFIDVTDPLLPMGTLPNRCLSAQGREIKRGKGEFVDIKTKGKFSELEEVEASFDLENASLIGNYKNSSDGYAAKRIRDNVKELGEDGYREGITKTFADWEIDNFTLNSIQNVYSPAINSFSFVKEDGGIMEDMIYLNPMVFGQISENPFKSKTRDFPVDFAHLTTHNYSISLEIPEGFEAEEMPEPIHLKLPNNGGRFIYSCSISEGKVKVISNITLKKAVFPANDYVLLKEFYDRIVSKHAEQIVLSKNE, encoded by the coding sequence ATGAAGACAACCACTTTCGGGCTTTTTTTAGCCTGCTTACTTTTTGGAGCTCAAGGTATTGCTCAAAAAAACAACGAACCTAAATTTGGAACACTTACTGCAGAGGCCTTTCAAGACACCTACGAAGACTTAGATGCCGACCCGCATGCTGTAGTAATTTATGATAAAGGAAACTCGGAGTTTGTTTACAGCTCAAATCGAGGTTTTGAAATTGAAAGTACTTACCACGTAAGAGTTCACATATTAAAAAAATCAGAGCTTAGTAGAGGAAACCTTACTTTGTCTTATTATAAAGGCACCAGTACTACAGGTGATAAAATATTCAGAATAAAAGCTGCTACTTATAATCTTGAGAACGGTAAAGTTGTTAAATCTGAAATGAGCAAAAAGGCCGTTTTTGATGAAGATGTTGATGACAACTATGCTGAAATGAAATTTTCTTTACCTGACGTAAAAGAGGGTTCTATCATTGAATACACTTATACTAAGCGTTCTACTTTAAACCATAGCTCAAATCCCAGTACTTGGTATTTTCAATCCGATATACCTGTTAGATGGAGCGAGTTAAACATTGAAATTCCTGGATATTTTTATTATCAAATAATTATGGGAGGCTACTTACCACTTGCCTTTAATGATCAAAAACCTGTAAACACCACCGTTCAAGGAACAGGGCTAAAGGTAAATGCCATTCAATATAAATTTGTAGTAAAAGATGCTCCTGCATTTAAAAATGAGTCATTTATAACCACCTCAAACGACTATATATCTAAAATAGAATTTGAGCTTTCTTCTGTAGACATACCTGGCCAGCCTCTTAAAAATTACAATACTACGTGGGATGAATTAGACGAAACCCTCATGAAGTCAGATTATTGGATTCAATATTTAAGTGGTAAGGCAGACTTACAAGAAATGGCTGAGCCTTTCAAAAAAATTGAAGACGAAAAAGAACGAGCCCAAGCTATTTACGATTATATGATAGCTACTTATCAATGGAACGATTACGTAGGCGTATGGTCTGGAGGAAAAATAAAAGATGTTTTAAAAGAAAAGAAAGGTACAGCTTCCGCTTTAAACTTGCTGGCTTTAGGCCTATTTCAGGCAGCAGGATTAGATGCACACCCCGTCATTATCAGTACCCGTAGAAATGGTAGAATAAATACCATTTATCCCCTTCTTGACAGGTTCAACTATACCATTGTTTCGCTAAGAATAGGCATTGATAAACTCTTTATAGATGTAACAGATCCATTATTACCCATGGGAACTTTACCCAATAGATGCCTCTCTGCCCAAGGCCGAGAAATAAAAAGAGGAAAAGGCGAATTTGTAGATATAAAAACTAAAGGGAAGTTTTCGGAGTTGGAAGAGGTAGAAGCAAGTTTTGATTTAGAAAACGCCAGTTTGATAGGAAACTACAAAAACAGTAGCGATGGCTACGCAGCCAAAAGAATCAGAGATAACGTAAAAGAGCTTGGAGAAGATGGCTATCGTGAAGGAATTACTAAAACTTTTGCAGATTGGGAAATTGACAATTTCACACTCAATTCTATCCAAAACGTTTATAGTCCCGCTATAAACTCGTTTTCTTTTGTAAAAGAAGACGGAGGCATCATGGAAGACATGATTTACCTCAACCCCATGGTATTTGGACAAATTAGTGAGAATCCATTCAAAAGTAAAACCAGAGATTTTCCGGTAGACTTTGCTCATTTGACCACACATAACTACAGCATTTCCTTAGAAATCCCAGAAGGATTCGAAGCCGAAGAAATGCCTGAGCCTATTCATTTAAAACTCCCTAATAACGGTGGACGTTTTATATACAGCTGCTCTATTAGCGAAGGAAAGGTTAAAGTCATTTCAAATATTACATTAAAAAAAGCGGTTTTCCCTGCAAACGACTATGTGCTTTTAAAAGAGTTTTATGACCGTATTGTAAGCAAGCATGCTGAACAAATTGTTTTATCAAAAAACGAATAA
- a CDS encoding transglutaminase domain-containing protein, translating into MRKSILWLFFTFILCGLEVIGQKNYEVEFGIVLPKAFQDTYEDLDNDPHAVILHHKKTSKFMYKVNRGFEIESVYHVRIHILKKSELERGNITLYYYKGTKLTGDKLYKIEAATYNLEHGKVVKTEMDKNAIFDEEINENYAEKKFSLPAVKEGSIIEYTFTKRVTLAGQSSPKNWYFQTDIPVRWSELNIEIPNFFNYQIILGGYLPLAINEQKTERVRTIGTDYKPPTLFYKLAVANAPAFKNESFTTIPDDNVSKVEFELSSVSIPGRRKVSYNTTWDELDQTVSKSNYWVNYLCSKEKLENMAAPFEKIAGDKEKVKAIYDFMVHTYKWNDYMGVWSGGEISKVLEEKKGSASALNLLTMGILQAAGFNANPVIISTRNNGKVITEYPLLDRFNYTIVSVMVGNEKLFIDVTDPLLPMGVLPNRCLSALGREINDGKGYFVDIKSTGEYWGLEEVKASFDVENASLIGNYAASSRGYAANNIRSGIKKSGEDVYRQALFKSLADWEINNFELDSVDQIDNAVINRFSFVKEDDGIMEDMIYLNPMIFGKIKENPFKSKTREFPIDFGFLTNQSYRIDLDIPEGFEVEEVPESIYLKLPNNGGRYIYNCAVNNSKVTIMSRLLLGKAIFPANEYVLLKEFYDRIVAKHAEQIVLSKKQ; encoded by the coding sequence ATGAGAAAAAGTATTCTTTGGCTATTTTTTACATTTATCCTCTGCGGTTTAGAAGTAATAGGTCAAAAAAATTATGAAGTAGAATTTGGCATTGTTTTACCAAAAGCCTTCCAAGACACCTATGAGGATCTAGACAATGACCCTCATGCCGTCATACTGCATCATAAAAAAACATCTAAATTTATGTATAAAGTAAATCGAGGTTTTGAAATTGAGAGCGTTTACCATGTCAGAATTCACATATTAAAAAAATCAGAACTTGAGCGAGGAAACATTACCCTATATTACTATAAGGGGACAAAGTTAACAGGAGATAAACTCTATAAAATAGAAGCTGCGACTTACAATCTTGAGCATGGCAAAGTGGTAAAAACTGAAATGGATAAAAATGCCATTTTTGATGAAGAAATCAATGAAAATTATGCTGAAAAGAAGTTCTCTTTGCCAGCTGTAAAAGAAGGTTCGATCATTGAATATACTTTTACAAAACGTGTCACTTTAGCCGGCCAATCGAGTCCAAAAAATTGGTATTTCCAAACAGACATACCTGTTAGATGGAGCGAACTCAACATTGAAATCCCTAATTTCTTTAACTATCAAATAATATTGGGCGGCTACTTGCCCTTAGCCATAAACGAGCAAAAGACCGAAAGAGTCAGAACAATTGGCACTGATTATAAACCCCCGACTTTATTCTATAAACTAGCCGTAGCAAATGCTCCAGCTTTTAAAAACGAATCATTTACCACCATCCCTGATGATAATGTTTCTAAAGTAGAATTTGAGTTATCCTCTGTAAGCATTCCAGGCCGACGTAAAGTAAGTTATAATACTACATGGGACGAACTAGACCAAACAGTATCTAAGTCAAATTACTGGGTTAACTACCTATGCAGCAAAGAAAAACTGGAAAACATGGCTGCACCTTTTGAAAAAATAGCAGGTGATAAAGAGAAGGTCAAGGCCATTTATGATTTCATGGTTCATACTTATAAATGGAATGACTACATGGGCGTTTGGTCTGGAGGGGAAATCTCAAAAGTATTAGAAGAAAAGAAAGGTTCGGCTTCAGCCTTAAACCTGCTCACTATGGGTATATTACAAGCTGCTGGTTTCAACGCCAATCCTGTAATTATTAGTACAAGAAATAATGGCAAAGTAATAACTGAATATCCTCTTCTGGATAGGTTTAATTATACCATTGTTTCCGTAATGGTGGGTAACGAAAAACTCTTCATTGACGTAACCGACCCATTATTACCAATGGGTGTATTACCAAACCGATGCCTTTCGGCCCTAGGAAGAGAAATCAATGATGGCAAAGGATACTTTGTTGACATAAAATCTACCGGTGAATATTGGGGACTGGAAGAGGTAAAAGCAAGTTTTGATGTAGAAAACGCGAGCTTAATAGGAAACTACGCAGCTAGTAGCAGAGGTTATGCCGCCAACAATATCCGTTCAGGTATAAAAAAGTCTGGAGAAGACGTTTACCGCCAAGCTTTATTTAAAAGTCTTGCGGATTGGGAAATAAACAACTTTGAACTGGACTCAGTGGACCAAATTGACAATGCTGTCATAAACAGATTTTCATTTGTAAAAGAGGATGACGGAATCATGGAGGATATGATTTATCTAAATCCGATGATTTTTGGTAAAATAAAAGAGAATCCATTTAAAAGTAAGACCCGAGAGTTTCCTATAGACTTTGGGTTCTTAACTAACCAGAGCTACAGAATTGACCTAGATATTCCTGAAGGTTTTGAAGTGGAAGAAGTACCTGAGTCCATATACTTAAAACTACCAAATAACGGTGGTCGATATATTTACAACTGTGCCGTTAATAATTCTAAAGTAACCATAATGTCAAGGTTATTACTGGGAAAGGCTATTTTCCCAGCCAATGAATACGTACTCTTAAAAGAATTCTATGACCGAATAGTTGCGAAACATGCGGAGCAAATAGTCCTTTCAAAAAAACAATAA
- a CDS encoding SLATT domain-containing protein, translating to MEELNYKLWSTKGARFQAHNRLISKNNKSVTAIAFLTAYLIIFGLIGVYQNVEEPFIPAHYIGFGSMAGSILVLIFAQLDGAQDYKLNAHLYHFCALEIGQLYNQIRIRKTIENPMAESDYEFCIKLEKKYTDLLTKYPNHEEIDHKLFMISKPDYFKNLSKFQIRLWHLIYFLKTSLIYYTFILAPPVLFTIYWLWYLN from the coding sequence TTGGAAGAGTTGAATTATAAATTGTGGTCTACTAAGGGAGCGAGGTTTCAAGCACATAATAGGCTAATCTCAAAAAATAATAAATCAGTTACTGCAATAGCTTTTCTAACGGCTTATTTGATAATTTTTGGACTGATTGGAGTTTATCAAAATGTTGAAGAGCCTTTTATTCCTGCTCACTATATAGGCTTTGGTAGCATGGCAGGATCTATTTTAGTGTTGATTTTTGCCCAGTTGGACGGAGCTCAAGATTATAAATTGAACGCTCATTTATATCATTTTTGTGCCCTAGAAATTGGCCAATTGTATAATCAAATAAGGATTAGGAAAACAATAGAAAATCCTATGGCTGAGTCTGATTATGAATTCTGTATCAAACTTGAAAAGAAGTATACTGATTTGCTTACCAAGTACCCCAATCATGAAGAAATAGATCACAAATTATTTATGATTTCTAAGCCGGACTATTTTAAAAACTTATCGAAGTTTCAAATTAGATTGTGGCATTTAATTTATTTCTTAAAAACCAGTCTTATTTATTATACTTTTATTTTGGCTCCGCCTGTCCTCTTTACTATATATTGGTTGTGGTATTTAAATTAG